One window of Nicotiana tomentosiformis chromosome 11, ASM39032v3, whole genome shotgun sequence genomic DNA carries:
- the LOC138901618 gene encoding uncharacterized mitochondrial protein AtMg00810-like has protein sequence MEDGIFISQESYTKEILKKFNMLDCNPVNTPMESGTKLSKFDEGENVDHIFFKSLVGSLRYLTCTRPNILFAVGVVSRFMEAPTSTHLKVTRSILRYLKRTIDFGLFYSCSSDFNLMGFCDSDYAGDIDDRKSTTGFMFFLGDSVISWSSKK, from the coding sequence ATGGAGGATGGAATTTTCATATCTCAAGAAAGCTATACGAAGGAGATCctgaagaagttcaacatgctcgattgcaatcccgtgaacacaccgatggagagtgggacaaaattgtccaagtttgatgaaggagaaaatGTGGATCACATATTTTTCAAAAGTCTTGTAggaagtttgaggtacttgacttgtaccaggccaaatatactctttgcagttggagtagtaagccgcttcatggaagctcctacctccacCCATTTGAAAGTCACTAGAAGCATTCTTCGTTACCTAAAACGTACAATTGACTTTGGGCTATTTTATTCTTGTTCTAGTGATTTCAACCTTATgggattttgtgatagtgattatgcgggagatattgatgatagaaaaagcacaactgGCTTTAtgtttttcttgggtgattctgttatttcttggagttcaaaAAAATAG